A DNA window from Mycobacterium sp. IDR2000157661 contains the following coding sequences:
- a CDS encoding Rossmann-like and DUF2520 domain-containing protein: MGTPPDGLRPARLTIGIVSAGRVGSALGVALERAEHVVVACSAVSAASRERAQRRLPDTAVLPVDEVAARAELLLLAVPDAVLPELVSGLAATAAVRRGTIVAHTSGANGIGVLAPLSEQGCIPLAIHPAMTFTGSEEDIDRLPDTCFGVTAADEIGYAIAQSLVLEIGGEPFRVREDARTLYHAALAHASNHVVTVLLDAVEALRSALWGQELLGQELVGDAPGGIAERVVGPLARASLENALMRGQAALTGPVARGDAPAVASHLHALEEVDPQLAEAYRANSLRTAQRAHAPKEVFAVFSDSAGPS, from the coding sequence ATGGGGACCCCCCCTGACGGTTTGCGTCCGGCGCGGCTCACGATCGGCATAGTTTCCGCTGGTCGCGTCGGGTCCGCGCTCGGTGTTGCGCTCGAGCGCGCCGAGCACGTCGTGGTGGCCTGCAGCGCCGTGTCCGCGGCGTCGCGCGAACGCGCGCAGCGCAGGCTGCCCGACACCGCGGTGCTGCCCGTCGACGAGGTGGCCGCTCGCGCCGAGTTGTTGCTGCTCGCGGTGCCCGACGCCGTGCTTCCGGAGCTGGTCTCGGGGCTGGCCGCCACCGCAGCCGTGCGCAGGGGCACGATCGTCGCGCACACCTCCGGTGCCAACGGGATCGGGGTGCTGGCGCCGCTGTCCGAGCAGGGCTGCATCCCGCTGGCGATCCACCCCGCGATGACGTTCACCGGCTCCGAGGAGGACATCGATCGGTTGCCCGACACCTGTTTCGGCGTCACGGCGGCCGACGAAATCGGTTATGCGATCGCGCAGTCGTTGGTGCTCGAAATCGGCGGCGAGCCGTTCCGGGTCCGCGAGGACGCGCGCACGCTGTACCACGCAGCGCTGGCACACGCGAGCAACCATGTCGTGACCGTGCTCCTCGACGCGGTCGAGGCGCTGCGCTCCGCGCTGTGGGGCCAGGAGCTACTGGGTCAGGAACTGGTGGGTGACGCGCCCGGCGGCATCGCCGAGCGCGTCGTCGGCCCGCTGGCGCGCGCCTCGCTGGAGAACGCGCTGATGCGCGGGCAGGCCGCGTTGACCGGACCGGTCGCGCGCGGGGACGCCCCGGCGGTGGCGAGTCACCTGCACGCGCTCGAAGAGGTCGACCCGCAATTGGCCGAGGCCTACCGGGCCAACTCGCTGCGCACCGCCCAGCGCGCGCACGCGCCCAAGGAGGTCTTCGCGGTGTTCTCCGACTCAGCGGGCCCGTCATGA
- the panC gene encoding pantoate--beta-alanine ligase, which yields MIGRSPKFASAELNVYAKPSDVSAVTGALRTTGRRVMLVPTMGALHEGHLSLIRAAKRVQGAVVVVSIFVNPLQFGAHEDIDAYPRTLDDDLAALRGEGVEIAFVPTAADVYPDGTRTSVQPGPLGAELEGASRPGHFAGVLTVVLKLLNIVRPDRAFFGEKDYQQLVLIRQMVADLNTDVRIVGVPIVREADGLALSSRNRYLDEVQRENAGALSAALLAGMYAAPGGAASALDAARAVLDEVPAIELDYLEIRDPMLQPAPAEGAARMLIAGRLGRTRLLDNIPIDIGATAATDGHPRVGADNHHQLPWRN from the coding sequence ATGATCGGGCGCTCACCGAAGTTCGCGTCCGCCGAGCTCAACGTCTACGCCAAGCCGAGCGACGTCTCGGCGGTCACCGGGGCGCTGCGCACCACCGGCCGCAGGGTGATGCTGGTGCCGACGATGGGTGCACTGCACGAGGGACACCTGTCGCTGATCCGGGCGGCCAAGCGGGTCCAGGGCGCCGTCGTGGTCGTGTCGATCTTCGTCAACCCGCTGCAGTTCGGCGCGCACGAGGACATCGACGCCTACCCACGCACACTCGACGACGACCTCGCGGCGCTGCGGGGCGAGGGGGTGGAGATCGCTTTCGTCCCGACCGCCGCCGACGTGTACCCCGACGGGACCCGCACCTCGGTGCAGCCCGGCCCACTGGGCGCCGAACTCGAAGGGGCTTCCCGCCCAGGCCATTTCGCCGGCGTGCTGACCGTGGTGCTCAAGCTGCTGAACATCGTTCGTCCCGACCGCGCGTTCTTCGGTGAAAAGGACTATCAACAGCTGGTGTTGATCCGCCAGATGGTGGCCGACCTGAACACCGACGTCCGGATCGTCGGGGTGCCGATCGTCCGGGAGGCCGACGGACTGGCGCTGTCCTCTCGCAACCGCTACCTCGACGAGGTGCAGCGCGAGAACGCAGGCGCGCTGTCGGCGGCGCTGCTGGCCGGGATGTACGCCGCACCGGGCGGTGCGGCGTCGGCGCTGGACGCGGCACGCGCGGTCCTCGACGAGGTGCCCGCCATCGAGCTCGACTACCTGGAGATACGCGATCCCATGCTGCAGCCGGCGCCGGCAGAGGGCGCGGCCCGCATGCTGATCGCGGGCCGGCTGGGCCGCACCCGCCTACTGGACAACATCCCCATCGACATCGGAGCAACCGCAGCCACCGACGGACATCCGCGAGTCGGGGCTGACAATCATCACCAATTGCCCTGGAGGAACTGA
- the panD gene encoding aspartate 1-decarboxylase — protein sequence MLRTMLKSKIHRATVTQADLHYVGSVTIDADLMDAADLLEGEQVTIVDVDNGARLVTYAITGERGTGVIGINGAAAHLVHPGDLVILIAYGTMEDAEARAYRPRIVFVDADNKQIDLGIHSSDPAFVPADAAELMSPR from the coding sequence ATGTTACGGACCATGCTCAAGTCGAAGATCCACCGCGCCACGGTGACGCAGGCAGACCTGCACTACGTCGGCTCGGTGACCATCGACGCGGACCTGATGGACGCTGCCGACCTGCTCGAGGGTGAACAGGTCACCATCGTCGACGTCGACAACGGTGCGCGGCTGGTGACCTATGCCATCACCGGCGAGCGCGGCACCGGAGTGATCGGAATCAACGGTGCAGCAGCGCATCTCGTGCATCCCGGCGACCTTGTAATCCTGATCGCCTACGGCACCATGGAGGATGCCGAGGCCCGCGCCTACCGGCCGAGGATCGTCTTCGTCGACGCCGACAACAAGCAGATCGACCTCGGCATCCATTCTTCGGACCCCGCCTTCGTTCCGGCCGACGCCGCCGAGCTGATGTCGCCCCGGTAG
- a CDS encoding type III pantothenate kinase, with protein sequence MLLAIDVRNTHTVVGLVSGSGDKAEVVQHWRIRTEPEVTADELALTIDGLIGDDSERLTGAAGLSTVPSVMHELREMLDQYWPSVPHVLIEPGVRTGIPLLVDNPKEVGADRIVNCLAAYHRFGAAAIVVDFGSSICVDVVSAKGEFLGGAIAPGVEVSTDASAARGAALRRVELTRPRSVIGKNTVECMQAGAVFGFAGLVDGLVQRVRDDVDGFAGTDVAVVATGYIAPLLLPDMRTVEHYDQHLTLNGLRLVFERNRDSQRGRLKQAR encoded by the coding sequence GTGCTGCTCGCGATCGACGTCCGCAACACCCACACCGTCGTCGGGCTGGTGTCGGGCTCCGGTGACAAGGCCGAAGTGGTGCAGCACTGGCGGATTCGCACCGAGCCGGAAGTGACCGCCGACGAACTCGCGCTGACCATCGACGGACTGATCGGTGACGACTCCGAGCGGCTGACCGGCGCGGCCGGGCTGTCGACCGTCCCCTCGGTGATGCACGAACTGCGCGAGATGCTCGACCAGTACTGGCCCTCGGTGCCGCACGTGCTGATCGAGCCGGGGGTGCGCACCGGCATCCCGCTGCTGGTCGACAACCCCAAGGAGGTCGGCGCCGACCGCATCGTCAACTGCCTTGCGGCCTACCACCGCTTCGGCGCCGCCGCGATCGTCGTCGACTTCGGTTCGTCGATCTGCGTCGACGTAGTGTCGGCCAAGGGAGAGTTCCTCGGCGGGGCGATCGCCCCTGGCGTGGAGGTGTCCACCGACGCGTCGGCGGCCAGGGGCGCGGCGCTGCGCCGGGTCGAGCTGACCAGGCCGCGGTCGGTGATCGGCAAGAACACCGTGGAATGCATGCAGGCCGGCGCGGTCTTCGGGTTCGCCGGCCTGGTCGACGGTCTGGTGCAGCGGGTCCGCGATGACGTCGACGGCTTCGCGGGCACCGACGTCGCGGTGGTGGCGACCGGCTACATCGCGCCGCTGCTGTTGCCCGACATGCGCACCGTCGAGCACTACGACCAGCACCTCACCCTCAACGGGCTGCGGCTGGTGTTCGAGCGCAACCGCGACAGCCAGCGCGGCCGGCTCAAGCAGGCCCGCTGA
- a CDS encoding alanine racemase: protein MTAPINATAVAALAGETLDWRFKGLPAAWWGRSVAEVCADTPDLFADGAVGPVAVLHAEALTDNLETMTRWCADHGVRLAPHGKTHMAPALLARQLAAGACAVTAATVSQVRVFRAFGVRDVMLANEIVDAAALRWLAAELDADEDFGLTCWVDSVRGVELMTSALTVAGAGRRVDVCVEVGMPDARTGCRDAATVDEVARAAAASPRLRLVGVAGYEAALGHDRTPAALAHVEAHLAQVRGAVLRLAPLFETGEVVATAGGSTYFDLVAGALSAAWPAGLSVIPILRSGCYLTHDDGLYGRTSALRDRLRPALHVWAQVMSQPQPGLALLTMGRRDVAFDQDLPTPYGLPASRVTKLNDQHAYLRLGDGDSVDVGDWVRFGVSHPCTVFDKWPMIPVLDDNGRVVDLIRTFF, encoded by the coding sequence ATGACGGCCCCCATCAACGCGACGGCCGTGGCCGCGCTGGCCGGCGAAACACTGGACTGGCGGTTCAAGGGCCTGCCCGCCGCATGGTGGGGTCGCTCCGTTGCAGAGGTGTGTGCCGACACGCCCGACCTGTTCGCCGACGGGGCCGTCGGCCCGGTCGCCGTGCTGCACGCCGAGGCGCTGACCGACAACCTCGAGACGATGACGAGGTGGTGTGCCGACCACGGGGTGCGACTGGCCCCGCACGGCAAGACGCACATGGCGCCCGCACTGCTGGCTCGCCAGCTCGCCGCAGGCGCGTGCGCCGTCACCGCGGCCACCGTCAGCCAGGTGCGTGTGTTCCGTGCCTTCGGCGTGCGCGACGTGATGCTGGCCAACGAGATCGTCGATGCGGCGGCATTGCGCTGGCTGGCCGCCGAACTCGACGCCGACGAGGATTTCGGGCTGACCTGCTGGGTGGACTCGGTGCGCGGGGTGGAGCTGATGACGTCGGCGCTGACCGTCGCCGGGGCCGGTCGGCGGGTGGACGTCTGCGTCGAGGTGGGCATGCCCGATGCGCGCACCGGGTGCCGGGACGCCGCGACGGTCGACGAGGTCGCGCGGGCGGCCGCCGCGTCGCCGCGACTGCGCCTCGTCGGGGTGGCCGGATATGAAGCGGCGCTCGGTCACGACCGGACTCCGGCCGCCCTTGCGCATGTCGAGGCACATCTCGCCCAGGTACGCGGGGCGGTGCTGCGCCTGGCGCCGCTGTTCGAGACCGGTGAGGTGGTGGCGACCGCGGGCGGCAGCACCTACTTCGACCTGGTCGCCGGTGCGCTGTCCGCGGCCTGGCCCGCCGGGCTGTCGGTGATCCCGATTCTGCGCAGCGGGTGCTACCTCACCCACGACGACGGCTTATACGGGCGTACCTCAGCCCTGCGGGACCGGCTGCGGCCGGCCCTGCACGTGTGGGCGCAGGTGATGTCGCAGCCGCAGCCCGGCCTGGCGCTGCTGACCATGGGCCGTCGCGATGTCGCGTTCGACCAGGATCTGCCGACGCCCTACGGGCTACCGGCCAGCCGCGTCACCAAGCTCAACGACCAGCACGCCTATCTGCGTCTGGGCGACGGGGACAGCGTGGACGTCGGCGACTGGGTGCGATTCGGCGTCTCGCATCCCTGCACGGTGTTCGACAAGTGGCCGATGATCCCGGTGCTCGACGACAACGGTCGCGTCGTCGACCTCATCCGCACCTTCTTCTAG
- the lysS gene encoding lysine--tRNA ligase: MTEPDSPATGADSARPDDIPEQYRIRQAKRERLLAEGREPYPVEVARTHTLAEIRLAYPELAPDTATGETVGVAGRVMFARNSGKLCFATLQEGDGTQLQAMVSLDRVGQDSLDAWKADVDLGDIVFIRGEVISSRRGELSVLADSWQIVSKALRPLPVAHKEMSEESRVRQRYVDLIVRPEARTIARQRVAVVRAVRAALERRGFLEVETPMLQTLAGGAAARPFVTHSNALDADLYLRIAPELFLKRALVGGFERVFELNRVFRNEGTDSTHSPEFAMLETYQAYGTYDDSAVMVRELIQEVADEAIGTNEVPLPDGSVYHLGGEWQSLEMYPSLSQALGEEITPETTAERLWAIADRLGVEIPRDRGYGHGKLVEELWEHAVGNTLWAPTFVRDFPVETTPLTRSHRSVAGVTEKWDLYMRHIELATGYSELVDPVIQRERFAAQALAAAAGDDEAMLLDEDFLASLEYAMPPSTGTGMGIDRLLMALTGLSIRETVLFPIVRRHGG, encoded by the coding sequence GTGACCGAACCTGACTCGCCCGCCACCGGAGCCGACAGCGCCCGCCCGGACGACATCCCGGAGCAGTATCGGATCCGGCAGGCCAAGCGTGAGCGACTGCTCGCCGAGGGCCGCGAGCCGTATCCGGTCGAGGTGGCGCGCACCCACACGCTGGCCGAGATCCGGCTGGCCTACCCCGAGCTGGCACCCGATACGGCCACCGGTGAGACCGTCGGCGTGGCAGGGCGGGTGATGTTCGCCCGCAACTCGGGCAAGCTGTGCTTCGCCACCCTGCAGGAGGGCGACGGCACCCAACTGCAGGCCATGGTCAGCCTCGACCGAGTCGGGCAGGATTCGCTGGACGCCTGGAAGGCCGACGTCGATCTCGGTGACATCGTCTTCATCCGTGGCGAGGTGATCAGCTCGCGACGCGGGGAATTGTCTGTGCTTGCCGATTCCTGGCAAATCGTGTCCAAGGCGTTGCGACCGCTCCCCGTCGCCCACAAGGAGATGAGCGAGGAATCGCGGGTACGCCAGCGGTACGTCGACCTGATCGTGCGCCCCGAGGCCCGCACCATCGCCCGCCAGCGCGTCGCGGTGGTGCGTGCGGTGCGTGCCGCGCTGGAGCGGCGCGGATTCCTCGAAGTCGAGACACCGATGTTGCAGACGCTCGCCGGCGGCGCGGCGGCCCGTCCGTTTGTGACGCACTCCAATGCGCTCGACGCCGACCTGTATCTGCGTATCGCGCCGGAACTGTTCCTCAAGCGCGCGTTGGTCGGTGGATTCGAGCGGGTCTTCGAGTTGAATCGGGTGTTCCGAAACGAAGGAACCGATTCCACGCATTCCCCGGAATTTGCGATGCTCGAGACTTATCAGGCGTACGGCACCTATGACGATTCCGCGGTCATGGTCCGCGAACTTATACAAGAAGTTGCGGATGAGGCTATCGGGACCAACGAGGTGCCATTGCCGGATGGCAGTGTCTACCATCTGGGCGGGGAATGGCAATCGCTGGAAATGTATCCCTCCCTATCCCAAGCGCTCGGAGAAGAGATCACGCCCGAAACAACAGCCGAGCGGTTATGGGCGATCGCCGACCGCCTCGGCGTCGAGATTCCGCGTGACCGCGGTTACGGGCACGGGAAATTGGTCGAGGAACTTTGGGAGCACGCTGTCGGGAACACGCTGTGGGCGCCGACGTTCGTCCGGGACTTTCCCGTCGAAACCACGCCCCTGACCCGCTCGCATCGGAGTGTCGCCGGAGTCACCGAAAAGTGGGATCTCTACATGCGTCACATCGAGTTGGCGACCGGTTACTCCGAACTCGTCGATCCGGTAATTCAGCGGGAGAGATTCGCGGCCCAAGCCCTTGCCGCCGCCGCGGGCGACGACGAGGCAATGCTGCTCGACGAGGATTTTCTGGCCTCATTGGAGTATGCGATGCCGCCGTCAACCGGCACCGGAATGGGCATAGATAGGTTGCTGATGGCCCTGACGGGTCTGTCGATTAGAGAGACGGTTTTGTTCCCTATAGTTCGCCGTCATGGCGGCTGA
- the lsr2 gene encoding histone-like nucleoid-structuring protein Lsr2, which produces MAKKVTVTLVDDFDGEGAADETVEFGLDGVSYEIDLSSKNATKLRNDLKQWVEAGRRVGGRRRGRSAGSGRGRAAIDREQSAAIREWARRNGHNVSTRGRIPADVIDAFHAAT; this is translated from the coding sequence ATGGCAAAGAAAGTGACCGTTACGCTGGTCGATGATTTTGACGGCGAAGGCGCAGCTGACGAGACGGTTGAATTCGGCCTCGACGGTGTGAGTTACGAGATCGACCTTTCTTCGAAGAACGCGACGAAGCTTCGAAATGACCTCAAACAGTGGGTCGAGGCGGGCCGTCGAGTGGGCGGTCGCCGTCGTGGGCGGTCGGCCGGTTCGGGTCGTGGCCGCGCGGCCATCGATCGGGAGCAGAGCGCCGCCATCCGCGAGTGGGCGCGTCGCAACGGACACAATGTGTCGACCCGCGGCCGGATTCCGGCCGACGTAATCGACGCCTTCCACGCGGCTACTTGA
- the clpC1 gene encoding ATP-dependent protease ATP-binding subunit ClpC, with translation MFERFTDRARRVVVLAQEEARMLNHNYIGTEHILLGLIHEGEGVAAKSLESLGISLEGVRSQVEEIIGQGQQAPSGHIPFTPRAKKVLELSLREALQLGHNYIGTEHILLGLIREGEGVAAQVLVKLGAELTRVRQQVIQLLSGYQGKETAEAGTGGRGGEAGNPSTSLVLDQFGRNLTAAAMEGKLDPVIGREKEIERVMQVLSRRTKNNPVLIGEPGVGKTAVVEGLAQAIVHGEVPETLKDKQLYTLDLGSLVAGSRYRGDFEERLKKVLKEINTRGDIILFIDELHTLVGAGAAEGAIDAASILKPKLARGELQTIGATTLDEYRKYIEKDAALERRFQPVQVGEPTVEHTIEILKGLRDRYEAHHRVSITDSAMVAAATLADRYINDRFLPDKAIDLIDEAGARMRIRRMTAPPDLREFDEKIADARREKESAIDAQDFEKAASLRDREKQLVAQRAEREKQWRSGDLDVVAEVDDEQIAEVLGNWTGIPVFKLTEEETTRLLRMEDEIHKRIIGQEDAVKAVSKAIRRTRAGLKDPKRPSGSFIFAGPSGVGKTELSKALANFLFGDDDALIQIDMGEFHDRFTASRLFGAPPGYVGYEEGGQLTEKVRRKPFSVVLFDEIEKAHQEIYNSLLQVLEDGRLTDGQGRTVDFKNTVLIFTSNLGTSDISKAVGLGFTQGGGENNYERMKQKVNDELKKHFRPEFLNRIDDIIVFHQLTQDEIIKMVDLMIGRVGKQLKAKDMAMELTDKAKSLLAKRGFDPVLGARPLRRTIQREIEDQLSEKILFEEVGPGQLVIVDVENWDGEGAGEDAVFTFKGTKKPAPEAEPDLAQAGAAGAASAAE, from the coding sequence ATGTTCGAGAGATTCACCGACCGTGCCCGCAGGGTCGTCGTCCTGGCTCAGGAAGAAGCCCGGATGCTCAACCACAACTACATCGGCACCGAGCACATCCTGTTGGGACTCATTCACGAGGGTGAAGGCGTCGCCGCCAAGTCGCTGGAGTCGCTGGGCATCTCGCTCGAGGGCGTGCGCAGCCAGGTCGAGGAGATCATCGGCCAGGGCCAGCAGGCGCCGTCGGGCCACATTCCGTTCACCCCGCGCGCCAAGAAGGTTCTGGAGCTGAGCCTGCGTGAGGCGCTGCAGCTCGGCCACAACTACATCGGCACCGAGCACATCCTGCTCGGCCTCATCCGTGAGGGCGAGGGTGTCGCCGCCCAGGTGCTGGTCAAGCTCGGCGCCGAACTGACCCGGGTGCGCCAGCAGGTGATCCAGCTGCTGAGCGGTTACCAGGGCAAGGAGACCGCGGAGGCCGGCACCGGCGGCCGCGGCGGCGAGGCGGGCAACCCGTCGACCTCGCTGGTGCTCGACCAGTTCGGCCGCAACCTGACCGCCGCCGCGATGGAGGGCAAGCTCGACCCGGTCATCGGCCGCGAGAAGGAAATCGAGCGGGTCATGCAGGTGCTGAGCCGGCGCACCAAGAACAATCCCGTGCTGATCGGTGAGCCCGGCGTCGGCAAGACGGCGGTCGTCGAGGGTCTGGCGCAGGCCATCGTGCACGGCGAGGTGCCCGAGACGCTCAAGGACAAGCAGCTCTACACGCTGGACCTCGGCTCGCTGGTGGCGGGTAGCCGCTACCGCGGTGACTTCGAGGAGCGCCTGAAGAAGGTGCTCAAGGAGATCAACACCCGGGGCGACATCATCCTGTTCATCGACGAGCTGCACACCCTCGTCGGTGCCGGTGCCGCCGAGGGCGCGATCGACGCGGCCAGCATCCTGAAGCCGAAGCTGGCCCGCGGCGAGCTGCAGACCATCGGCGCCACCACACTCGACGAGTACCGCAAGTACATCGAGAAAGACGCCGCGCTCGAGCGCCGGTTCCAGCCGGTGCAGGTCGGCGAGCCGACAGTCGAGCACACCATCGAGATCCTCAAGGGTCTGCGCGACCGCTACGAGGCGCACCACCGCGTCTCGATCACCGATTCGGCGATGGTGGCGGCGGCCACTCTGGCCGACCGCTACATCAACGACCGGTTCCTGCCGGACAAGGCGATCGACCTGATCGACGAGGCCGGCGCCCGGATGCGCATCCGCCGGATGACGGCTCCGCCAGACCTGCGTGAGTTCGACGAGAAGATCGCCGACGCCCGCCGGGAGAAGGAGTCCGCGATCGACGCGCAGGATTTCGAGAAGGCGGCGAGCCTGCGGGATCGCGAGAAGCAACTGGTCGCTCAGCGCGCTGAGCGTGAGAAGCAATGGCGCTCAGGTGATCTCGACGTGGTCGCCGAGGTCGACGACGAGCAGATCGCCGAGGTGCTGGGCAACTGGACCGGCATCCCGGTGTTCAAGTTGACCGAGGAGGAGACCACTCGGCTGCTGCGCATGGAGGACGAGATCCACAAGCGGATCATCGGCCAGGAGGACGCGGTCAAGGCGGTCTCCAAGGCGATCCGCCGCACCCGTGCCGGGCTGAAGGACCCCAAGCGCCCGTCCGGTTCGTTCATCTTCGCCGGCCCGTCAGGTGTCGGTAAGACCGAGCTGTCCAAGGCGCTGGCCAACTTCCTGTTCGGCGACGACGACGCGCTCATCCAGATCGACATGGGCGAGTTCCACGACCGTTTCACCGCCTCGCGGCTGTTCGGTGCCCCTCCGGGCTACGTCGGCTACGAGGAGGGCGGCCAACTCACCGAGAAGGTCAGAAGGAAGCCGTTCTCCGTTGTTCTCTTCGATGAGATCGAGAAGGCGCACCAGGAGATCTACAACAGCCTGTTGCAGGTCCTCGAGGACGGCCGGCTCACAGACGGTCAGGGCCGCACGGTGGACTTCAAGAACACCGTGCTGATCTTCACCTCGAACCTCGGAACCAGTGACATCAGCAAGGCGGTCGGACTGGGCTTCACCCAGGGTGGCGGCGAGAACAACTACGAGCGGATGAAGCAGAAGGTCAACGACGAGCTGAAGAAGCACTTCCGCCCGGAGTTCCTCAACCGCATCGACGACATCATCGTCTTCCACCAGCTGACACAGGACGAGATCATCAAGATGGTCGACCTGATGATCGGCCGGGTCGGCAAGCAGCTCAAGGCCAAGGACATGGCGATGGAGCTGACCGACAAGGCCAAGTCCCTGCTGGCCAAGCGCGGCTTCGACCCCGTGCTCGGTGCGCGGCCGCTGCGGCGCACCATCCAGCGCGAGATCGAGGACCAGCTCTCCGAGAAGATCCTCTTCGAGGAGGTCGGACCGGGTCAGCTCGTGATCGTCGACGTCGAGAACTGGGACGGCGAAGGTGCGGGTGAGGACGCGGTATTCACGTTCAAGGGCACCAAGAAGCCTGCCCCCGAGGCGGAGCCGGATCTCGCTCAGGCCGGCGCCGCGGGCGCAGCCAGCGCGGCCGAGTAG
- a CDS encoding CbtB domain-containing protein: protein MTSPEARRSIAPAIDFTATKAVLWLTLTAFFALLVLYFVGMDQGATSVFGNSTVVHEFVHDARHLLGFPCH, encoded by the coding sequence ATGACCTCTCCCGAGGCCCGCAGAAGCATCGCGCCCGCCATCGACTTCACAGCGACCAAGGCGGTGCTGTGGTTGACGCTCACCGCCTTCTTCGCCCTTCTGGTGCTCTACTTCGTCGGCATGGACCAAGGCGCGACATCGGTGTTCGGCAACAGCACCGTGGTCCATGAATTCGTGCACGACGCCCGCCACCTGCTCGGCTTCCCCTGCCACTGA
- a CDS encoding CbtA family protein translates to MERQIIWRGLLAGAVAGVLAFVFARIFVEPRIERAIGYEDGVGAAHEALEAHAGHSHSHGDGGGFDRAVQMNIGMGLGVLLFSIAIAAIFAVVFAVAYGRVGDISARLLSVYIAGGMLLSLYVVPSLKYPASPPALSLDETIRQRTLLYLLMVVLSAALLVGAVYLGRQLVQRLGAWNATLVAAGAYVVAVGVLMLVLPGIGETPEPLRDDAGAIVYGGFPADVLYEFRLYSLGTQVVIYTTIALVFGAMVSRLLGDKARERIGT, encoded by the coding sequence ATGGAGAGACAGATCATCTGGCGCGGCCTGCTCGCGGGCGCCGTCGCCGGCGTACTGGCGTTCGTGTTCGCGAGAATCTTCGTCGAGCCGCGGATCGAGCGTGCCATCGGTTACGAGGACGGCGTGGGGGCGGCGCACGAGGCGCTCGAGGCGCACGCGGGTCACAGCCACAGCCACGGTGACGGCGGCGGGTTCGATCGCGCCGTGCAGATGAACATCGGCATGGGGCTCGGCGTCCTGCTGTTCAGCATCGCCATCGCCGCCATCTTCGCGGTGGTGTTCGCGGTGGCATACGGCCGGGTCGGCGACATCTCGGCGCGGCTGCTGTCGGTGTACATCGCCGGCGGAATGCTGCTCAGCCTGTACGTCGTGCCGTCGCTGAAGTACCCGGCGAGCCCACCGGCGCTGAGCCTGGACGAGACCATCCGGCAGCGGACGCTGCTGTACCTGCTGATGGTGGTGTTGTCCGCGGCGTTACTGGTCGGCGCCGTGTACCTCGGCCGGCAGTTGGTGCAGCGGCTGGGCGCGTGGAACGCCACTCTGGTGGCCGCAGGCGCTTACGTCGTGGCGGTCGGGGTGCTGATGCTCGTCCTGCCGGGAATCGGCGAAACCCCCGAACCACTGCGCGACGACGCGGGCGCCATCGTCTACGGGGGCTTCCCGGCCGATGTGCTCTACGAGTTCCGGCTCTACTCGCTGGGCACCCAGGTGGTCATCTACACGACCATCGCGCTGGTGTTCGGCGCGATGGTCTCCAGGCTGCTGGGTGACAAGGCGCGGGAGCGTATCGGAACGTGA
- a CDS encoding histidine phosphatase family protein, whose translation MSEVVRLTLVSHAMTDAVSAGRFPTDEPLNTVGHRQADASIDLGVADEVYCGPEKRTRQTAELLGLQAEVDTRLADLDCGRWRGDVLGGVEPAELAIWLTEPAQAPHGGESVADLVDRVHSWLDSLSAHRGNIIAVTHPAVVRAAILVTLDAPAKSFWRIDIGPVSRTVLHFRGHAWTLRSSH comes from the coding sequence GTGAGCGAGGTCGTCCGGCTGACACTCGTGTCGCACGCCATGACCGACGCCGTGTCGGCCGGACGATTCCCCACCGATGAGCCGCTCAACACGGTCGGGCACCGGCAGGCGGACGCGTCGATCGATCTCGGCGTCGCGGACGAGGTCTACTGCGGACCCGAGAAGCGCACGCGCCAGACCGCCGAACTGCTCGGCCTGCAGGCAGAGGTCGACACCCGGTTGGCCGACCTCGACTGCGGGCGGTGGCGCGGCGACGTTCTCGGTGGTGTGGAGCCGGCGGAGCTGGCGATCTGGCTCACCGAACCGGCGCAGGCGCCCCACGGTGGCGAGTCCGTCGCCGACCTCGTCGACCGCGTGCACAGCTGGCTGGACTCGCTTTCCGCGCATCGGGGCAACATCATCGCCGTCACCCACCCTGCGGTGGTACGGGCGGCCATTCTGGTCACGCTCGACGCGCCCGCGAAGTCGTTCTGGCGCATCGACATCGGGCCCGTGAGCCGTACGGTGCTGCACTTCCGCGGCCACGCCTGGACCCTCCGGTCCAGCCACTGA